A DNA window from Leptolyngbya sp. KIOST-1 contains the following coding sequences:
- a CDS encoding LysR family transcriptional regulator, producing MADSSCLLILKQDVQFVLSAGHREMNIGDITFNHIRILKAVDDSRGFSQAAKELGYSQALVSKKIKQLEVFFGTSLVTRTPGAIKLTNSGKRLISKTMPICNDLESLKNDISKPIDSLGEEIAIGITPLLSASWIDKFFHRFAMCFPNKEIHTIETASNDFSLCSTGKPKKIDLIINSTSAYQENHPCNRLQTYRFVFVNLSENAPDIQGGPISLREIDFGKLTLLSDICHELKRSGIEISKVEKSPKLIDEYKYFWDFILTEKGCTIIPEFCLEDVRGLSEQDWTYIHDLSEFGVYIHVPPLSELLVLAEGLVRSFRLEQKDPQSYEDKRIFLSGNHSKRAEILRIGVQIDSIGQLIASYGVKYINRTLRSVSQSSNVLKDLNIFREFEIDIKCYPSGELMNRQMRKGELDICIMDDMSLLNNGSSFFDGLNFYSKLISIASYNLIGKDICIVVPKKSDISSVKDLAGKRISTLFGSNSHRYLITLLDIYSIDVNSHCFLINEDPRTASNSLSNGNIDAHVCCETYATLLENHNFSKRLSQDDNDGIKIPSLRGIVCRSHFIRDNPEVVISYLHDLVIANQWFLQNQINGIQQLNHLTSINSNQTLRFYSNEFGTRIDPTLKPQWSWLLKTLNRRLEGKYGIAKFDVDFWIDDYLLRLIYNSLGLDYHFQQVAFSSEFSRSYFTDEKFGEYMDILNSNGGGHSLVTLA from the coding sequence ATGGCGGACTCCTCCTGCCTCCTGATACTCAAACAGGATGTTCAATTCGTATTGTCAGCTGGTCATAGAGAAATGAACATAGGCGATATTACTTTCAACCATATAAGGATATTAAAAGCAGTTGATGATTCTCGTGGGTTTTCCCAAGCTGCTAAAGAGTTGGGCTATAGTCAAGCACTCGTAAGCAAAAAAATTAAGCAGCTAGAGGTTTTCTTTGGCACTTCTCTAGTTACTAGAACGCCTGGGGCCATTAAATTGACAAATAGTGGTAAGAGGCTTATTTCGAAGACTATGCCTATCTGCAATGATCTTGAATCTCTAAAAAATGACATCTCGAAACCAATTGACTCTTTAGGTGAGGAAATTGCAATTGGGATAACTCCACTTCTTTCGGCTTCTTGGATAGACAAGTTCTTTCATCGCTTTGCCATGTGTTTTCCCAACAAGGAAATACACACCATAGAGACTGCATCTAATGACTTTTCCTTATGTTCCACTGGAAAACCAAAAAAGATAGACCTGATAATAAATAGCACATCGGCATATCAGGAGAACCATCCCTGCAATCGACTGCAGACTTACCGGTTCGTCTTCGTCAATCTGAGCGAAAATGCTCCCGATATTCAGGGTGGGCCAATTAGCCTTCGGGAAATTGACTTTGGGAAGTTAACTCTCCTAAGTGATATTTGCCACGAGCTTAAGAGAAGCGGAATTGAAATTTCTAAAGTTGAAAAAAGCCCTAAGTTAATTGATGAGTATAAATACTTTTGGGATTTTATTTTAACTGAGAAGGGTTGTACCATTATCCCTGAGTTTTGCCTGGAAGATGTCCGAGGATTGAGTGAACAAGACTGGACTTATATACATGACCTTAGTGAATTTGGTGTATACATTCATGTGCCACCGCTTAGTGAGCTCTTAGTCCTGGCAGAAGGTCTAGTACGTAGTTTTAGGCTTGAGCAGAAGGATCCCCAGAGCTATGAAGACAAGCGTATATTTCTTTCGGGAAATCACTCAAAAAGAGCTGAGATACTTAGAATTGGGGTTCAAATAGACTCTATTGGGCAATTGATAGCTTCTTATGGTGTCAAGTACATAAATAGAACCTTGAGAAGTGTTTCTCAATCGTCAAATGTTTTGAAGGACTTAAATATATTTAGAGAATTTGAGATTGATATTAAATGCTATCCTTCGGGAGAATTGATGAATCGCCAGATGAGAAAAGGCGAGCTAGACATCTGCATAATGGATGATATGTCATTGCTAAACAATGGCTCTTCTTTTTTTGATGGTTTGAACTTTTACTCTAAGCTAATTTCAATTGCTTCTTACAATCTTATTGGCAAAGATATATGTATTGTAGTTCCCAAAAAATCAGACATCAGTTCTGTAAAAGACCTTGCAGGAAAAAGAATTTCTACATTGTTCGGCTCTAATTCCCATAGATATTTAATTACCCTTCTGGATATTTATAGTATTGATGTGAATTCCCATTGTTTCTTGATCAATGAAGATCCTAGAACAGCTAGTAATAGCCTCTCAAACGGAAATATTGATGCTCATGTTTGCTGTGAAACCTACGCTACCCTTTTAGAAAACCATAATTTTTCAAAAAGGCTGAGCCAAGATGATAATGACGGTATCAAGATACCTTCTTTGAGAGGAATAGTTTGCCGATCGCATTTTATTCGTGACAACCCTGAGGTTGTAATCTCATACTTACATGATCTGGTTATAGCAAATCAATGGTTCCTGCAGAACCAGATAAACGGCATACAACAACTCAACCATCTTACAAGCATTAATTCGAATCAGACTCTTCGTTTCTACTCCAATGAATTTGGAACTCGTATAGACCCGACTCTGAAACCCCAGTGGTCTTGGCTCTTAAAAACTCTCAATAGGAGATTAGAGGGCAAATATGGAATCGCGAAATTTGATGTTGACTTTTGGATTGATGATTACTTACTGAGGTTGATCTACAACTCGCTGGGGCTAGATTATCACTTCCAACAAGTGGCCTTTTCAAGCGAGTTCTCTCGCAGCTATTTTACAGACGAAAAATTTGGCGAATATATGGACATCTTGAATTCTAATGGAGGAGGGCATAGTCTTGTCACCCTAGCATAA